Genomic segment of Triticum aestivum cultivar Chinese Spring chromosome 6A, IWGSC CS RefSeq v2.1, whole genome shotgun sequence:
GTGGGCATCAACACGAGAAGCTGAGTAGCTGCAACATAGGGCGACGGCGGCATGACGACATCGATGTGAGTACCGGCGAGAAGAACGTGGTAGCTAGGGTATAGAGTCAGGTGTTGTGTATGTGTAAGAAATCCATCTACAATTCTACTccttctgtcccaaaatataagaacgtttttaacactacactagtgtcaaaaacgttcttatattgtgGGATGGAGGAAGTATTATTTTTCAGGGGCCTGATGAATGCACCGCTCTAATTTCTTCCGGATGCATCAGAACGCACTGCTACCAAGTGTAATACTAGAAAACCAATGCATATAGTTAATATTCTAGGGAATAAAGAAAACTGTGGTATAATAAGGACCCTGGTCTTCTATCTAAACTACTAGATACTGATCCTAAATGGAATTTCCATGTAAAAATTACTGATAGAGTGGAAGAAGCGCACCACTTCATAGTCCTAAGTCAGAGTACACCGTTTGTGTTGGACCGTATTGTTCTTTGTTCAATTGGCATGACTATTTGTATGCGGTGTGGTATTGTTAGTTTCAACATTTTTTCAACTCTGGTTGTTTCGGTCTGTGCTTATTGAAGTAGTCCGGCTAGGTAGTGTTCACATCGTAGTACCTAATACTTCCTACAACCtaacctaaatataagtctttttagagattttaataagaacacatacagatgtatatagacattttttagagtgtacattcactcattttgctctgtaccgTATGTAGCCCGCATTGGAATATAtaagaagacttatatttaggaattgaGGAAGTACTTCACATGTAAGTAATATTAATTTACTCAAGATAGAAACATTTATTTTTGTATCACTGTATTCAAGATATTATTAATTTATTCAATTGTCATTTTTAGAACGGTAAAGAACTAGCTTGTCCAATTTGCACAGTGAATACTCTCCATTGCACATTTTTAGACATTTTGTATGAAATATTCGTGTTAACTACATATATTGCCCGTGAATGATGGTTATGAGTTGAGAaagaagtttttattatacttacTCAAATATTGTGCGAATGAAGCTAAAGACAACATTCCTTTATATTGCACGAGAATATATTAAACACATCAAGTAGATCTTAATTCCTAATAGATTATTAGTTGGATCATCGCTCTCTGTGTATACATCGTCAAATTACTTTTTGTAATGACCAACATTGCAAGTGAAGTAGATTACAATTATTACTGGATATCTTTTCTATACATGTGAAACTTAACATGCATTATGCTTATATATAACTCTAATAAAATATTTTAAAtccccgtggcaacgcacgggcattctattAGTTGACTAGAAGAacgcctgtgcgttgcaacggggccacattaactttaagagttcaatatcagttatattaatattacatttaatattctcatacatatcaagtgacattggcgacaTTTTTTActatcaaattctcacacacactctctcttcctcactccccccccccctctctaacacacacatatccatcttattgggtacgggatcataatccatctatttcacacgcacacgcgttagtgcataacaatatggattatgtgtattatatttgccaccacaacttaTATTTCCTCGAGCCGCGTCGCTACAGAGCCGAGCTCCCGCCCAACCACCTCGccggcatcgaaggggaatggataagggtgataATCTCCTTAAGCACATGGAATCAATTTCCAAACCTACCTTGTTCAGCTTCAGAGAGGCTACGCATTTGTTTTTCATTGGCGGAGACAGAAAGAGAGATCATGGAGAAGAGGAAGAAGCCGTGGATGGAATTATTTTCCACGTGGGGAAAGTCCGATGGAGAATAGGAGGAGTCCATGAAGTATGGAGAAAGATATCATGGAGTACTAATGAGGAAGAGACCGTGGAGTAGATTTAGTTTTTTTCCCAGAAGAGATATAAATTGCTTTAATTAGAGGAGGAAAAAAATTATGCATTAGGATCGTGTGGTGGATTTTTTTTTCCAAATTGTTTGAGTGTGGTTGTGGGAGAGATGTGTACGTGAGACTTCTTTACACGTGCGGAGAGATATACATGAGAGttttttcctatttggagagaGATACGTGAGAGATTGTTTATATTGTTTTCTAAGATTGAATGGGGTTGTGGGAGAGAGATACGTGAGACTTTTTCAACGCACAAGACATTGAGGAATTTCAGTCGTGAGGGAAATATctataagattttttttcttttggggaGAGATTCATGagagatctacaccgtaataatttgaTCCCACCTGATCAACgactcctaattactgattaacctGGGAATTGTAGGGAGTCTttaattagtatatatatatatagagagagagagagaggtatggatagatatatagatagatagatgagtTCAAACGGAGCATAAAAATCGGTTGCTAAATGAATTCTAGTTTGTTGAACATTACTTATGAGAACctaggctttcgcccggagacaacCACCAAACACCAATGTGAGGGGAAAGATGCCGACACACCtcgacgacgcctccaaggagtGGAACGGCACCCACATGCGTCGTCGCCACCGGCACAGACCTAAGCTGCACATGACTTTCATCCATAGCACTACACATCTCTAGCACCGTACACCACAATGGGGGCAACGCCGTCCAAGTTGGAACACATTATCACCGCCACAACACCTCTTCATAATGGCTGGAGCACCGTGGTAACCGcacaagcgagagcacaagccatcCTCCATCTCCAGTCGCACAAACACACTCAATATAATTTTTCAAATAAAGCATGCCTCATCTTCAGTTGCACAAACACATTCGATATAAAGTTCTTTTATCAAGTCAAGACATCTATATCTTGCAAATAAAGCATGTCCCATTAATATAATTTCTCATAAGTTGATAAAAGGAGAAGCATACACATAGAAAATAATTTGACTATTTGTGTGAAACAACTCTAACACAAACACACCCACATGGTAGAAAGGATTTTGTGGATGCCATCATATGAACAGGCAGATCTAAAAGTATTAAATATTCCATGGCAATGCTATGTACTTTTCCGTCTAATCTATTTTGCAATATCATAACACAAGTCATTACAAACAACACTTGCCTTGTCCCCTCAGGTATTCTCAAGGTTTTCGCGTAATGTCAATTGAGCTTTGTTCGACAAAAGTACTATTGAACTGGCTAAGAACTTATATTTTATCTAAGTGCTACTGCGATCTATACATCAAAGCATAATCAGCCTACAGATATTCCTACATCAAAAAAATTATTTCTTCTTTGAGATACTCACTCGGTCCCATAATATAGGATTTGGTGCTGCTTGCAAGATGCCCTCTTGCGCCGATTTCACTTGCTGCATGTTGTGTACGTGCAGTACCACATCATTGTCAAGGAAAGCACGCTGCCATTGGCAGAGCTCCTGCAGGTTAAAAGGAACCTCCTTCTCTTGGTACCAGCAGAACCCACAGGTCAAAGGGCCCACCCCGTTGTTTGGGGTGCTCAAACCTGTAAGCTTGTCAACTGCAAAACCTTCTGATCTGTGAAAAAGGAATGGATAATTTTTCAAGGGTTTTACATTGATAAAACAATAAAGGGAACAGAACACAAATGGAAACGACCCTCATACACACACTCTGATCTGTGTAGACAGTTCTTATGTATATATAAGAGGAATGACATAGGGACAGATTGCCAATGGTTGTCGGAAACAACCTGAACCAAGCATAGAAATATTGTGCATTATATAGATAGATGCGCGGCAGCCTGAACCAAGCTTACAAATATCATGCCTTAAATAGATGAATGCAGTGGAACGCACACATAGTTTAATATTAATATATCCTGCAAGAGATGTGTAATATACATGTTCAGGACTTTAAATTTATGGGTAGAAGTAAACAAATATAGTCTGTCCAACGACGACCATCATGTATGTCTTTTATGGGCAAATTATCGCATAATAAATGGATTGGAAGGAGAAAATGAAAAACCCTAGCTCGAATCTGTACCTAAGTGATATATTCTTCTCAGGCTTCTCAACTACAGCACTTCTGTGCACATAAATAATTGCAGATCCATCAACAACAAAATTAATTTCACATTAGTCAGAATCAGTTCAGATCTCACCTAATACAAACACATGCCCTCTTCATGAGACCCTGAACCTGCCCTTAGAGTTCAAATAAATGTACCATTTGATAGCAGAccaatattttgtttttgctttatacATGACTTGCTCACTGCTCATAGTATCGACGTTGGTGCTAATCCAAACGGCCCCTAAGCCTCATGTGGATACAAAAGGATGACAGGCTTGCTACCGAGAATATACCGATTACAGAAAAAGGATGTCAGGCTTGCTTCTAGTTCTTGAGTTTTTGGTCAGATATCAGCTCATCAACCAAAATTCTTAAATGCAGCCTCAATAACCTCATTTCAGTTCCTTCTTTGTCAACTATTTCATCAATGCAGGCTCAATAACTGTCCAGATCTAAACCCGTTATCAAAATACTCGGGATATTAGCTACCGATGAGCATTCACAAGCGAGATATCTAAAACATTTAATAAATCTCACGAGGTGAACACTTACTTGGAAATACTTTGGAAGAGTGTTGTATTTACAGACCTCTTGAAATGCCAGTAGGGTCATTACATGCCGCAGATGTAGAACATATGCCGGGCATATTGTGCTTAAGCCACCAAAGACTTAAAGTCTCGGGAATAAGTAGGTGGTCGCGTCCAACATTGTGATTGATCATTAAAATAGTATTCCAACTAAAAATATTTGATTCTTAGGTGGTCGTGTCCAACATTGTGatctccttttattcattttgatgacaagtattttcggacgaaggtcatttcatcaaacacctgaaAGGTATAGTTTAATTAGTATCAGTACATAGTGATTATTGCTACCatgaatttatatatatatatatatatatatatatatatatatatatagagagagagagagagagggagggatcaTAGTATGCATCGTCCTTCGCTTATCTAGTGCGAGGAACTACAGATAGAAAGGAGAAATATGCTTGGCACTGATGGATATAGAATGCAGTGCATCATAACCAAATATGGACAAAGCAGCGATGGCTGTAAAAGCAACCACGTGATGAAAATTTGCAAATGGAAACATGGAACAAAAACAGTAAGAGTTTCCATCTCATGTACAGTAGTAAAGGAACCCTGAAAATGGCTGTAAAAGCAATCACGTGACCGATAACGTACTCCCTGTCGTAAAGGAACCCTGACATATAAAGTTGTACTATTTCATCAGATACCTTATTAGCGCAGTAGTACGTCTTTCTAGATGCCTAGACCCTGCGACCGATAACATACTCCCTGTCGTTGCAGAAGAATGAAAACTGCACAGGCAAGGCAAGCAGTGACGGCAAAACTTATATAGTTTGTAATGCTTTCCAGAAATATTGCCAGGGATATCATGCAGATAGTGGCAAAGCAGTACTGCGGCGGGCATTCTAGAATGAAGCAAAGCGACCAATTTTTTTAATCCTAAGCTATAGTATAGTATCTTGTATGCCTAAACACTGAATAACTGAACCAAATTTCATTGCAATCAGTATCACAAATCTACATCTCTCGTCAACAATCCAAAAACAGTACAATAATTGATATAATTTTGAAAAGTTCAGACACTGTTGCTCTTGAATTGTAAGGCTATGTCTGAATCAACTTTGAAAGACTACACACACAAAATTCTTCAGTTATGCAGTCGCTCAACTAAAAAACTAACTAAGAAGGCTTCATGCATACCTCGGGATCTCTTCTCCAGGCCTGGTACCGCATCGTCGGCAATGTGTGTTCCATCATGTGTAGGCTGGGCCGCCGTCCTTCTCTTCGACGACCCTCCCTGCATCAAGTCCATGTGCTCACTGAAATTGTTGCTCCGGCGCCACAGAAGCCGCCTTTGCTCTACACGATTTACAATCAAATCAGGCGACCACAACACGCACACACAGGCTGCACCCTCTGCCTGTAGCCGCCGGCTCGCGTGCACCCTCAAGCACAAACCTGCATGCACCTCTGCCGACTGGCCTCTGACGCATACGCTCTGCAATACACTGAGTTTGAGGGGATGATTACATAATTCTGAAAAGGTTCAAGAATTGTATATCTTTTAAAAGCATAAACAACATAATTCAGAATCTACTGGTGCAAAACTTACACATTCACAACTTTCCCTTTAGTAGTTTTTTAAATGCATAAAGAACATCATATTTCTCATGGGCGGCCTGCTGGTTGCACAAATACTCCAGGAGAACCATAGCTGATTAGTTTCACTTCTTTATAGATTTCCATTTTGCGCTAGTCCACCAAGTCCTCCACCAATATCCGCGACAACCCCGTGGCACGGTAAGTGAAGGATACATCACAAATACTCTGAAAAAGGATGAAAAATAAACATAATTGTCAAATGAAGATATTATTATGTAAATGCAACAGCCGGAGAGGCTTACGTTCAAGCTGAAAGAGCCATGATCCCACAGGTCCTAATCCGTCCCTTCGTGTAAATAATAATGGAATTGATACAGTGCTTTAATATAGCATTTGACAAACAATAAGCAAGAAGAATGCTTCATTCTCTAATACATGTCTTTAGTTCCTGCATACACACTGGACGGATTTAATTCAGATGAAGATAAGGAAAAAAGGGTGCACCCTTTCTATGCACATGGCATATCCATTAGAGAATTAGTGGCAGTGGTTAACCTAAAGAGTCTGGAATTACAGTACACAAAAAGAGAACAGGGAAATGTGTAGACATCATATCATACAGCTAGAATGCTAAACGTTGCTCCTAACTGAACTGAACTAAGATGGCAGCCAAATCTGAACTTGAACTCAACTAAATGGCTACTTGAGCTAATATAATTGGTCCAAAAAGGTCATTTTAAAACTGTATCGGAGATAACCATGGAAATAATTTATAgaacataaaaaagaaaaagaaaatttagCTTCTCGTAACCGTACAAGTGGCAGGAATATACAAACAGAATTATCTTTGGGTGCCCAAAACAACTTCACTTCAATTACTCACTATACAATTTGGTTCTGTAAAATGGTAGATCGGAAGTTTCTTTCTGGTTGATACAATAACTATGCATGAGGTGCTAGCTCCAGTAAAGTAGTATATGTTAGTTCTACCAGATTGCAATAATATCGGATAAGCCTCCAAATAGGTGCATGTTGACAAGAAAATATGACTGGTATACTAAGTATTCACTATAACATGCatgctttcttaatggtaatattTGTTGATTTCCATATTCTGCAAATACGAACGACTGATGCTTTCCCACCACGAATACATTTTTTACTACCCCACACTAAAGTATTGGAGTACTATGCAACCCCACACCGAAGTATTGGAGTAGTACTGACAACAACACACTAACAATAGCACCGTACCTACAGAGTCTCTCGAGGTCTTTCTTTAACTCAGGAGCGTACTTCAGACCTGACATATCGAACCTGAACCTGAAAACAACGATTGTCGGTTTAATAGATAGTGCATATGCACAACCAAGTGATAGTTTAACTGGACATCAAAATCCCGTTGTCCACAGGCGTAATTTAAACCCTGCCGGGCATGAAGATCATGGCACACACCATTCTAAGAAAACTAAGAAATTTTATTTGTCGTGGATGTGGTGGTGAGAACACAAAACAGCAGGGGCACACCAAGCAGACGtgcacagcagcagcaaccagcaaCATCCACACATGCACATTAGCAAGCAAGTATTGAGATCTGCCAAGGCCGTATGGGGCAAGATAAGCGATACATGGGGCAAGATAAGCGATACATGCTTGACCATACGTGCAGTAGGGAATATGTCGAGGGCGCGGCGGCGTACCTGTCTTTTTAGCGTGGCCGCGGGTGGAGACGGAGGCTGGTAGCGGCTCCCCAGGAAGAAGACCTTCTTCCGCCACAATGCCATCACCGCACACGGGCACCAGCATCCTCACGACGGCACCCATCCTCGACGACCCCTCTTGCTCTTCATTCCGCCATCATGGTGGTGGTGTCCGTGGAGGGCATCCGGTGGCGGGTAGCAGCAGGGAAGCGGCGGCGGGTGAGAACCCTAGCTGGATGAGGGGAAGAAACTGGGAGGGGCGTGGCCAGGGAAGGAACAAGATGGAGGCGATCTCGtacctcggcggcggcggaggcgatggAGGGGATCGAGGGGAGCGGCCACCATGTAGAAAGACAGCGGTGTTTCTCCTTGGCGCTCGTTCAGTGGGGAAGCACTGGCTGCGACGGCTACGAGGCATGGATGGCTGGCGGCGTGACGGCTACAGCCGGCGTCGGCGTTCGTGGTTGGGACTGCAATGGCGTGGGCGAACAAGGAGAGGCGTGAGTAGGTTTCGGTCTCAGATGGGGATGGAAAGGAGAGATGCGTACATGGTGAGGGGGCGAGATACCGGCGGCGGCGTATGGAACCCTAGCTCGTCTCGTTCCTCGGCGCCGGTGGCTCGTCTCGTTCCTCGCGGCGACGACTTGTCTCGGATCGGCGGCATTTCAGGGATCCGCGAGCGCGAGGGCGACGGCGAAGGTATGGATGCGAGGGCGAGGGCAACGGTGACCTGGAGGCGGCGGCTCCTCTCGttccccggcggcggcggctcctctcgGGGCTGGGGCGTCCTTTGAGAGATGAAGCAGATCGAGATCTGATGAGCCTGGTTGACTGTTTTCTTACGTGCGGCCTGAGATACGAAAGAAAACCATACAGAAAACGACGAAAAAAATCTAAGAAgattaacctacgaaaaaaacccgGACAAAAGTGGTGGGACAAAATTaaccggcggagactaccaactgcttcattagaaGTAGAGATGTAGTTTGCCAGTGGTGGATCTGATCGCtttggtttttttttcttttttccttgccTACTTTACTATTTGCTGACTTAATTTTTAAGTGCATGCATTGATGTTGGTTTTGTGCATTTTATTTATACAGAGACCAGTGTGTATGTTTATTGTATTTATATTCTCTTGATGCTTCATCTTAAATAAATAAATCGATCTTTTATCGAAACAAAGAAAAATAGGGAGCGCTACTTCAAAGTCCGAGATTCTCTCCACAAAAGAGGAAAGTCCAATATTCTAGAGCCCCAAAATGCCGGTCAAATTAGAATAGTACTACTGGTCAGGGAGCCGCCAACCCCAGGAAGCAGAACCCGGCTCAGCCGTTCATCTCGGCTCCGGTGTCCGGTCCGACCACCCGTCGCCTTCGGCCGCCGCGCCGGTCACCCAGACCGTCGGGCGCCTCCTCTCGCACCGCGCACCATATAGCCTCCGCTCTCCCTCTCCGTCGACCGCCGACCGCCCGTCTCGTCTCGAGCAGAAAAGAGACCGCCGACCACCCAGCGGGCCAGCATCCCGGACGACGAGCCGCCGCGATGGGTGTCCCGTCAATCGACTGGGAGGCGGAGAGCCACCCCGCCTACGCCGACTTCGCGGCCCTCCCCTTATTCGCCACCTTCTTCCTCGCCGCCCGCTTCCTCCTCGACCGCTTCGCATTCGAGGTTGTGACACTCCAGACAGTTTCCCCCCGCCCCGCTCAGTTTCGAATAATTTCCTTTGTCGTTTGCCCTCACGATCCAACACCTAGGTAATGCTCGAGTCATTTTGTTACTAGTAGTACAAATGGTAGTTTCTAAAGGGAATGGGGTGCCGACGGTGAGTTCTCGTGGTAATTATTTGCTATAAATCTATCTATGATCATCTGCTAGCGTGGTCATGATTAACTGGTGTTTTTAAACGAAGAAATGCTGTCATGACTCATGACAGTGAAAATGTTAATGACTGGGTTTTATCATTTTGGTAAAATAATCCGAGTTGAAATGGGGGTTTGTAATTAAGGGGATGCATCAGTTTCTGCATGCACACATTCCTGCACCTGGCCACTTAATTGTGCAAACAAACCTGAACACTATTACCTGCGAGTTGGCATCTTCCTCTATGAGTTACTCCATTTTCAGGAAAAAATGTGGGCTCGTCATAGTAGACGAAACTCATGAGCTAACTATCACCTGTATTTTGTGTATAGAGGCTAGCAAGGCGTCTGATTTTTGGGAAGTGGGATGCGAGGCTTGGCTCCGAGACAGATGCAGAGAGGATGAAGATCAGAAAGTTTAAGGAATCCGCCTGGAAAGGCGTTTATTTCCTTTCCGCGGAATTTCTGGCATTAGCTGTGACGTACAACGAGCCATGGTTCACCAACACAATGAATTTCTGGGTTGGACCAGGAGACCAGATTTGGCCAGATCAAACAATGAAGTAATATAAACTTCAGTTTCTCCATGTTTATTAGAATGTTCTTTTTTGGTACCAAATTATTAATAAATTCATTCCTTTCTCCAGGTTTAAACTAAAGGGGGTTTACATGTATGCTGCTGGTTTTTACATGTACTCAATAATTGCCCTTCTCTTTTGGGAAACAAGGCGTTCAGACTTTGGCCTTTCAATGACTCATCACATAGCATCTGTATTTCTCATTGTAATGTCATACATATTCAGGTGATTAGGCTTTTAACTATCTGAATATTTGTCAAGCTGGTTTATGTTAATTCAAGTTTAGTGCCTTCTTATACATTGCAATCATTACTTGCACACTATTTAGCTAATCTGATTCTTGTCATGATTCAAGTGGTGAGAATTATACTTGCTAGGGTGCAATAGCAAATGAATGTGCATGTCAGTGTTTGGCTATTTGGGCAGTTGTGCACGCATGTAAACCTGTGCATCTTCCAATGAATGTGGAAGGTAGATCCCTGCTGGTCTGTAACATATAGATGACAAAATGCAGACTCCGCAATACAAACTGTGTATACATTTGGTTATTCTTTCTATAGTGTTCATATATAACTGCATGCCTGCATATATCATATATTGTTAATCCATATTTGCGTTGCTTTTTGTATTAGTAAGATTTGCATGTACTAGCTTTCTGTTACATTTCCTCCATACTCTCAATTCATATATAGCTGCATATATCATATACTGTTAATCCATGCTTGCATTGCTTGTTCCCTAGAGAAAAGCTTTGCTTGTTTATTAGTAATTTGCCTGCTACTAGCTTTCTTTTACATACCTCCATAATCTTGGGGGATTTTACATGACAGCCTTCATTGAGCCAATAGTTGAGAAAAGTGTGGATTTGGAACAGCTTTCTGCTTCTAGAATGTAATGGAGAATGATGGATAGATAGAACAAGCATGGATTGCAACTGTAAAAAGATATTTACGAATGTTTACTTGTTTTGGTGGCTGGTATTTTTCTCCTGGTAGAGAATACAGTAGCTAGATATGCAACTCTGTTTGTCGGATTGTCATCTTATAGTTATACCCAGCTGATTGTCATCTCCTGGTAGAGAACATAAACATCAAGCATTTGTCTGCCTTTTTTTTATGCTTCTTTGTTACTAGCAGTTCTTTTAATAATACTAGCAGTTGTTGGAACGCCTGCACATGTTTTTCTTTGGTACTCTGAGCTGAGTAGTTTCCTTAACAGGTTTGCACGAGTGGGTTCAGTTGTGCTTGCCGTTCATGATGCAAG
This window contains:
- the LOC123130898 gene encoding ASC1-like protein 2 — translated: MGVPSIDWEAESHPAYADFAALPLFATFFLAARFLLDRFAFERLARRLIFGKWDARLGSETDAERMKIRKFKESAWKGVYFLSAEFLALAVTYNEPWFTNTMNFWVGPGDQIWPDQTMKFKLKGVYMYAAGFYMYSIIALLFWETRRSDFGLSMTHHIASVFLIVMSYIFRFARVGSVVLAVHDASDVFLEVGKISKYSGRQLLADVSFLLFVISWVILRLIYFPFWILWSTSYEIVHILNKERHKFYGPIYYYVFNCLLFSLLVLHIYWFVLMKRMLVKQIQSKGHVGDDIRSDSESDEERDD